The following proteins come from a genomic window of Pseudomonas sp. J452:
- a CDS encoding chemotaxis protein CheW produces the protein MQGRPAALVETPLTQQFLTLTLGEELFALPIEHIREIIEFGGLTEIPLMPAFLRGVINLRGAVVPVVDLAVRFGRERTAIGKRTCIVIVEVAQADSLQLLGIIVDAVNEVLAVEGHQLESRPAFGARIRADFIAGILKQNEQFIIVLDIPQVLSLDELADLVGTLDQATV, from the coding sequence ATGCAGGGCCGCCCGGCGGCTCTGGTGGAGACGCCGTTGACCCAGCAGTTCCTCACCCTGACCCTGGGTGAGGAGCTGTTCGCCCTGCCGATCGAGCATATCCGCGAGATCATCGAGTTCGGCGGGCTCACCGAAATTCCGCTAATGCCGGCGTTTCTGCGCGGGGTGATCAATCTGCGCGGGGCGGTGGTACCGGTGGTCGACCTGGCCGTGCGTTTCGGCCGTGAGCGCACTGCCATCGGCAAGCGCACCTGTATCGTCATCGTCGAGGTGGCTCAGGCCGATAGCCTGCAGCTGCTCGGCATCATCGTCGATGCGGTGAATGAAGTGCTGGCTGTTGAAGGCCATCAGTTGGAGAGTCGCCCGGCGTTCGGTGCGCGGATCCGTGCCGACTTCATCGCCGGGATCCTCAAGCAGAACGAGCAGTTCATCATCGTTCTGGATATTCCCCAGGTGCTGTCACTCGATGAGCTGGCGGACCTGGTCGGCACTCTTGATCAGGCGACGGTGTGA
- a CDS encoding CheR family methyltransferase, producing MADGGVAMKSGLDIVLSEAEFRLLQQLFYDRVGIQLPPVKKPLICGRLSKRLSALRMHSYKQYYQHLISSQGSAELEVAIDLITTHETYFFREPKHFDFLQQKILPALAAQPDFRVWSAASSTGEEAYTLAMLLDSGRPHRPWSVVATDVSQQVLADARRGLYVMARGDKIPPHYLKRYCLRGRDRYEGYFLVEPALRERVEFRPGNLTKSAPELGLFDLILLRNVLIYFDVPTKHQVLKNVVDRLKPGGFLMVGHSEALHDTQQPLELVSSSIYRKVAR from the coding sequence ATGGCTGACGGCGGTGTGGCGATGAAGTCCGGGCTGGATATCGTGCTGAGCGAGGCGGAGTTTCGCCTGCTGCAACAGCTGTTTTACGACCGTGTGGGCATCCAGTTGCCGCCGGTGAAGAAACCGCTGATCTGCGGACGCCTGTCCAAGCGCCTGAGCGCGTTGCGCATGCACAGCTACAAGCAGTATTACCAGCACCTGATCTCCTCGCAGGGTTCGGCAGAGCTGGAGGTGGCGATCGACCTGATCACCACCCATGAAACCTACTTTTTCCGCGAGCCCAAGCACTTCGACTTCCTCCAGCAGAAAATCCTCCCGGCGCTGGCGGCGCAGCCAGACTTCCGGGTATGGAGTGCGGCCAGCTCCACCGGCGAGGAGGCCTACACGCTGGCCATGTTGCTCGATAGCGGCCGGCCGCACCGGCCCTGGAGCGTGGTCGCCACCGATGTCAGCCAGCAGGTGCTGGCCGATGCCCGCCGTGGCCTGTATGTCATGGCGCGCGGCGATAAGATCCCGCCGCACTATCTGAAGCGTTACTGCCTGCGTGGGCGGGATCGCTATGAAGGCTACTTTCTGGTGGAACCGGCCTTGCGCGAGCGGGTCGAGTTCCGCCCGGGCAACCTGACCAAGTCGGCACCGGAGCTGGGCCTGTTCGACCTGATTCTGCTGCGAAATGTATTGATCTACTTCGATGTACCGACCAAGCATCAGGTGCTGAAGAATGTGGTCGACCGCCTCAAACCCGGTGGTTTTCTGATGGTCGGGCACTCCGAGGCGCTGCACGACACTCAGCAACCGCTGGAGTTGGTCAGCTCGTCGATCTACCGCAAGGTGGCGCGATGA
- a CDS encoding chemotaxis protein CheD, with protein sequence MSGKRFLNPGGWYFGGGDLRVETLLGPCVSIVLWFPEVRKGGMCHFQLPGKRRVTEHARDLDGRYGGEAWIWLKQQTRVHALNLQDAEVKLFGGSRSLNNPGSSMRQEIGAQNIEFVERLMEETRVRVVGRDLGGDGYRYLRFDLATGEVWVRRGGALNIKALEEMQ encoded by the coding sequence ATGAGCGGAAAGCGCTTCCTCAATCCCGGCGGCTGGTATTTCGGCGGGGGCGATTTGCGCGTGGAAACCCTGCTTGGGCCCTGTGTCTCGATCGTGCTGTGGTTCCCTGAAGTGCGTAAAGGTGGCATGTGCCATTTCCAGCTGCCAGGCAAGCGCCGGGTGACCGAGCATGCCCGCGACCTGGATGGCCGTTATGGCGGTGAGGCCTGGATCTGGCTCAAGCAGCAGACCCGGGTACATGCCCTGAATCTGCAGGACGCCGAGGTCAAGCTGTTTGGTGGCTCGCGCAGTCTGAACAACCCTGGCTCATCCATGCGCCAGGAGATTGGGGCGCAGAACATCGAATTCGTCGAAAGGCTGATGGAGGAAACCAGGGTGCGAGTGGTTGGGCGCGATCTGGGCGGCGATGGCTATCGCTACCTGCGTTTCGATCTGGCGACCGGTGAAGTCTGGGTGCGCCGCGGCGGGGCGTTGAATATCAAGGCGCTCGAGGAAATGCAGTAA
- a CDS encoding chemotaxis response regulator protein-glutamate methylesterase, producing MTIKVMIVDDSAVMREVMQQLLAPHKDIEVVGAAMDPLLAMQKMQTVWPDVILLDVEMPRMDGITFLRQIMATRPTPVVICSTLTEKGADITLQALSAGAVEVITKPTMGLRDFLKDSAQEMLTAIRTAARARVKPSLPTTLKKEEKLSADVLVNLPTSSGLLNQRTTEKIVLLGTSTGGTQALEAVLCELPANSPAIAIVQHMPEKFTRSFAERLDSLCAIEVREAQDGDRMLPGRALIAPGGRHMLIKRSGGQYFVEVKDGPLVSRHRPSVDVLFRSAAVQAGRNALAVIMTGMGDDGARGLKELHEAGARTFAQDEESCVVFGMPKEAIKLGGVEEIVALDEIPRVVMSWR from the coding sequence ATGACCATCAAGGTAATGATTGTCGATGACTCGGCGGTAATGCGTGAGGTGATGCAGCAGTTGCTGGCGCCGCACAAGGATATCGAGGTGGTAGGCGCGGCCATGGATCCGCTGCTGGCCATGCAGAAAATGCAGACGGTCTGGCCGGATGTGATCCTGCTCGATGTGGAAATGCCGCGCATGGACGGCATCACCTTCTTGCGCCAGATCATGGCGACCCGGCCGACGCCGGTGGTGATCTGCTCGACCCTGACCGAAAAGGGCGCCGATATCACCTTGCAGGCTTTGTCTGCCGGGGCGGTGGAGGTCATCACCAAGCCGACCATGGGCCTGCGCGACTTCCTCAAGGACAGCGCCCAGGAAATGCTCACCGCCATCCGCACGGCGGCCAGGGCGCGGGTCAAGCCCAGCTTGCCGACTACGCTGAAGAAAGAGGAAAAGCTCAGCGCCGACGTGCTGGTCAATTTGCCGACTAGCAGCGGACTGCTGAATCAGCGCACCACCGAGAAGATTGTGCTGCTGGGAACCTCCACCGGCGGCACCCAGGCGTTGGAGGCGGTGCTGTGCGAATTGCCGGCGAACAGCCCGGCTATCGCCATTGTCCAACACATGCCGGAAAAATTTACCCGCAGTTTCGCCGAACGCCTCGACTCGCTGTGTGCCATCGAGGTCCGTGAGGCCCAGGATGGTGACCGCATGCTGCCAGGGCGGGCGCTGATCGCACCGGGTGGTCGACATATGCTGATCAAACGCAGCGGAGGGCAGTATTTCGTGGAGGTCAAGGATGGTCCGTTGGTCAGTCGTCACCGCCCGTCGGTAGATGTGCTGTTCCGCTCCGCAGCGGTGCAGGCTGGGCGCAATGCCCTGGCGGTGATCATGACGGGTATGGGCGACGATGGCGCGCGAGGCCTCAAGGAGTTGCATGAAGCCGGTGCGCGAACCTTTGCCCAGGACGAAGAAAGTTGCGTGGTGTTCGGTATGCCAAAAGAGGCTATCAAGTTGGGAGGCGTGGAGGAGATTGTCGCGCTGGACGAAATTCCCCGGGTAGTGATGAGCTGGCGATGA
- a CDS encoding EAL domain-containing protein, whose protein sequence is MIPNRLPQHLLVVDDSELQRQFMAELCSDMGIPHVLQAVDGHDAVAQLKTNPQIEAIILDLEMPGMDGVEVLHEMARLQLDPAVIVASARESVLLNVVESMGKSLGLRLLGVLQKPVLFEQLASSLSRFSVVQQRAEYNESQVAGPQLDEQDIQRALREGEFVAYFQPKVSLLDGQLKGVEALIRWQHPQHGLLAPVHFIELIERSQYISEVTLQMLDMSLQHCRRWHDAGLPLSFSINVSARSLADSKLADAIIERVMASGIPTHHVILEITESAIMVDLGITLGTLARLRLKGFGLSVDDYGTGFSCMLQLSRVPCSELKVDRAFVNGASQSLHLRILLESALDIARKLNLHVVAEGVETREDWMLLRNLGCGEAQGYFVAKPMPGDALQPWWRANRERIQVLGAVVE, encoded by the coding sequence ATGATTCCGAACAGATTGCCCCAGCACCTGCTGGTGGTCGATGACAGCGAACTGCAGCGCCAGTTCATGGCTGAGTTGTGTAGCGACATGGGCATTCCCCATGTATTGCAGGCCGTGGATGGCCACGATGCGGTGGCTCAGTTGAAGACCAACCCACAGATCGAGGCGATTATCCTCGACCTGGAAATGCCTGGTATGGATGGCGTGGAAGTGCTCCACGAGATGGCGCGGTTGCAGCTCGATCCAGCTGTGATAGTGGCCAGCGCGCGGGAAAGCGTGCTGCTCAATGTGGTCGAAAGCATGGGCAAGAGCCTGGGCTTGCGTCTGCTGGGGGTGCTACAGAAACCGGTGCTGTTCGAGCAGCTGGCTTCCAGCCTGAGTCGCTTTTCCGTTGTGCAGCAGCGTGCCGAGTATAACGAGTCCCAGGTGGCTGGGCCGCAGCTGGACGAGCAGGATATCCAGCGCGCCCTGCGCGAGGGTGAGTTTGTCGCCTACTTCCAGCCCAAGGTGAGCCTGCTCGATGGCCAGCTCAAGGGCGTCGAGGCCCTGATCCGCTGGCAGCATCCGCAGCATGGCTTGCTCGCTCCCGTGCATTTCATCGAGCTGATCGAACGCAGCCAGTACATCTCCGAAGTCACCCTGCAGATGCTCGACATGTCCCTGCAGCATTGCCGGCGCTGGCACGATGCCGGCCTGCCGCTGAGCTTCTCGATCAACGTCTCGGCCCGTTCCCTGGCCGACTCCAAGCTGGCCGATGCGATCATCGAACGGGTCATGGCCAGTGGCATCCCAACTCACCATGTGATTCTGGAAATCACCGAGAGCGCCATCATGGTCGACCTCGGTATCACCCTGGGCACCCTGGCGCGCCTGCGCCTGAAGGGCTTCGGCCTGTCGGTGGACGACTACGGCACCGGCTTCTCCTGCATGCTGCAGCTGTCGCGGGTGCCGTGCTCGGAATTGAAGGTGGATCGCGCCTTCGTCAATGGTGCGAGCCAGAGCCTGCACCTGCGCATCCTCCTGGAGAGCGCCCTGGACATCGCTCGCAAGCTCAATCTGCACGTGGTGGCCGAAGGCGTGGAAACCCGCGAGGACTGGATGCTGCTGCGCAACCTCGGCTGTGGCGAGGCGCAGGGCTACTTCGTGGCCAAGCCCATGCCCGGTGATGCCTTGCAGCCATGGTGGCGCGCCAATCGCGAGCGTATTCAGGTACTCGGCGCCGTCGTCGAGTGA
- a CDS encoding aromatic ring-hydroxylating dioxygenase subunit alpha, translating into MNEFTKLAPDFCANPEVAYTLPASYYSDPRVFDFEKEKIFANSWICLAHRSEVAESNAYITREVIGESIIVVRGRDGVLRAFYNVCPHRGHQLLQGSGKAKNVITCPYHAWTFKLDGELAHARNCENVAEFDKDNSSLVQLKVEEYAGFVFINMNPEAGPVAEQLPGLDERLRQACPVVDELHLAARFATDTPANWKSIVDNYMECYHCAPAHPGFADSVDVGQYSHSLHGNWTLQYGLAKPSEKSFKFDESIKDASFSGFWAWPCTMFNAPPGGNFMTAIYEFPIDAETTRQHYDIYFLNQDITPEQQALIEWYRDVFRPEDLRLVESVQKGLKSRGYRGQGRIMTDRQRSGISEHGIAHFHNLIAVTHLDR; encoded by the coding sequence ATGAACGAATTTACCAAGCTGGCCCCTGATTTCTGCGCCAACCCCGAAGTGGCTTACACCCTGCCGGCCAGCTATTACAGCGACCCACGGGTGTTCGACTTCGAGAAGGAGAAGATCTTCGCCAACAGCTGGATCTGCCTGGCCCACCGCAGCGAAGTCGCCGAGAGCAATGCCTACATCACCCGCGAGGTGATAGGCGAGAGCATCATCGTCGTGCGTGGCCGCGATGGCGTGCTGCGCGCCTTCTACAACGTCTGCCCGCACCGTGGCCACCAGTTGCTGCAGGGCAGCGGCAAGGCCAAGAACGTCATCACCTGCCCCTATCACGCCTGGACCTTCAAGCTCGACGGCGAGCTGGCCCATGCGCGCAACTGCGAGAACGTGGCCGAGTTCGACAAGGACAACTCCAGCCTGGTGCAGCTCAAGGTCGAGGAATACGCCGGCTTCGTCTTTATCAACATGAACCCGGAGGCCGGCCCGGTCGCCGAGCAGTTGCCCGGTTTGGACGAACGCCTGCGCCAGGCCTGCCCGGTGGTGGACGAGCTGCACCTGGCGGCGCGCTTCGCCACCGACACCCCGGCCAACTGGAAGTCCATCGTCGACAACTACATGGAGTGCTACCACTGCGCGCCGGCGCACCCGGGCTTTGCCGACTCGGTGGACGTGGGCCAATACAGCCACAGCCTGCACGGCAACTGGACCCTGCAATACGGCCTGGCCAAGCCGTCGGAGAAGTCCTTCAAGTTCGACGAATCGATCAAGGACGCCTCCTTCAGCGGTTTCTGGGCCTGGCCCTGCACCATGTTCAACGCGCCGCCCGGCGGCAATTTCATGACCGCGATCTACGAGTTCCCGATCGACGCGGAAACCACCCGCCAGCACTACGACATCTACTTCCTCAACCAGGACATCACTCCCGAGCAGCAGGCGCTGATCGAGTGGTACCGCGACGTGTTCCGCCCGGAAGACCTGCGCCTGGTGGAGAGCGTGCAGAAGGGCCTGAAGTCCCGCGGCTACCGCGGCCAGGGGCGGATCATGACCGACCGCCAGCGCAGTGGCATCAGCGAGCACGGCATCGCCCACTTCCACAACCTGATCGCCGTCACCCACCTGGATCGCTGA
- a CDS encoding NAD-dependent succinate-semialdehyde dehydrogenase gives MQLHDSHLLRQQAYIDGAWCAADSGATLDVHDPASGALLGTVPLMGAAEAERAILAAQAALPAWQALTAGERARILRRWHDLLLAHEADLALLMTLEQGKPLAEARGEIAYAASYIEWFAEEAKRVYGDLIPGAADKRLLVLKQGIGVCAAITPWNFPAAMITRKVAPALAAGCCMVLKPANETPFSALALAALAERAGVPPGVFSVVTGDAQAIGVQLTGHPLVRKLSFTGSTPVGRLLMAQCAPTIKKVSLELGGNAPFIVCADADLDAAVEGAIAAKFRNAGQTCVCVNRFYIHESLYAAFAERFVARVRELRVGPGCAAGSQIGPLISTKALAKVRGLIADALAQGATLLAGGDVHELGGCFLEPTVLGDVRPGMQLLDEEIFGPLAALQRFTCEAEVLQQANATPYGLAAYFYSRDIARVWRLAEALEFGMVGINTGAISSEAAPFGGWKQSGLGREGSRYGIDDYLEMKYLCLAV, from the coding sequence ATGCAGCTGCATGACTCCCACCTGTTACGCCAGCAGGCCTATATCGACGGCGCCTGGTGCGCGGCCGACAGCGGCGCGACCCTGGACGTGCACGACCCGGCCAGCGGCGCGCTGCTCGGCACGGTACCGCTGATGGGCGCGGCCGAGGCCGAGCGGGCGATCCTCGCGGCGCAGGCGGCACTACCGGCCTGGCAGGCGCTGACTGCCGGCGAGCGCGCGCGCATCCTGAGGCGCTGGCACGACCTGCTGCTGGCGCACGAGGCCGACCTGGCGCTGCTGATGACCCTGGAGCAGGGCAAGCCGCTGGCCGAGGCGCGCGGCGAGATCGCCTATGCCGCGTCCTACATCGAGTGGTTCGCCGAGGAGGCCAAGCGCGTCTACGGCGACCTGATTCCCGGCGCGGCGGACAAGCGCCTGCTGGTGCTCAAGCAGGGCATCGGCGTGTGTGCGGCGATCACCCCGTGGAACTTCCCGGCGGCGATGATCACCCGCAAGGTCGCCCCGGCCCTGGCCGCCGGCTGCTGCATGGTACTCAAACCGGCCAACGAGACGCCGTTCTCCGCGCTGGCCCTGGCCGCCCTGGCCGAGCGCGCCGGAGTGCCGCCCGGAGTGTTCAGCGTGGTCACCGGCGATGCCCAGGCCATCGGCGTGCAGCTCACCGGCCACCCGCTGGTGCGCAAGCTCAGCTTCACCGGCTCGACCCCGGTCGGCCGCCTGCTGATGGCGCAATGCGCGCCGACCATCAAGAAGGTCTCCCTGGAGCTGGGTGGCAACGCGCCCTTTATCGTCTGCGCCGATGCCGATCTGGACGCCGCGGTGGAAGGGGCGATCGCCGCCAAGTTCCGCAATGCCGGGCAGACCTGCGTGTGCGTCAACCGCTTCTATATCCATGAGTCGCTGTATGCGGCCTTCGCCGAGCGCTTCGTCGCCCGCGTGCGTGAGTTGCGTGTCGGCCCTGGCTGCGCAGCCGGCAGTCAGATCGGCCCGCTGATCAGCACCAAGGCGCTGGCCAAGGTGCGCGGCCTGATTGCCGACGCCCTGGCGCAGGGCGCGACCCTGCTGGCGGGCGGCGACGTGCATGAGCTGGGCGGTTGCTTCCTCGAACCCACGGTGCTGGGGGATGTGCGGCCGGGCATGCAGTTGCTCGACGAGGAAATCTTCGGCCCGTTGGCAGCGTTGCAGCGTTTCACCTGCGAAGCCGAGGTGCTGCAGCAGGCCAACGCCACGCCCTATGGCCTGGCTGCCTATTTCTACAGCCGCGATATCGCCCGCGTTTGGCGCCTGGCCGAGGCCCTGGAGTTCGGCATGGTCGGCATCAATACCGGGGCGATCTCCAGCGAGGCCGCGCCGTTTGGCGGATGGAAACAGTCCGGTCTGGGCCGCGAAGGCTCCAGGTACGGCATCGATGACTATCTGGAAATGAAATACCTGTGCCTGGCCGTGTAA
- a CDS encoding PDR/VanB family oxidoreductase encodes MASKYEMIKVRVSAVEQLTPLIKRFSLVRADGQALPEFTGGSHIIVQMQGADGRQFSNAYSLLSDPADTRSYQIGVRLEEQSKGGSAFMHRNVEVGSELSISTPNNLFALDPAAGQHVLIAGGIGITPFLAQLHELRAQGGRYELHYAFRSPEHGAFQAELSEGPHAEHVRFYIDSLGRQLDLQQLIGGLASDAHLYVCGPKPLIDAVIAQAKRQGVADSRVHWEQFATAPAAGGAFTLVLARSGRELQVEEGISILQAIEKTNAAQVECLCREGVCGTCETRILEGEVEHCDQYLSADEKAAQQTLMICVSRARGVRLVLDL; translated from the coding sequence ATGGCCAGCAAATACGAAATGATCAAGGTGCGGGTGAGCGCGGTCGAGCAACTGACGCCGCTGATCAAACGCTTCAGCCTGGTACGCGCGGATGGTCAGGCGCTGCCGGAGTTTACCGGCGGCAGTCACATCATCGTGCAGATGCAGGGCGCCGACGGGCGCCAGTTCAGCAACGCCTACTCGCTGCTCAGCGACCCGGCCGACACCCGCAGCTACCAGATCGGTGTGCGCCTGGAGGAGCAATCCAAGGGCGGCTCGGCCTTTATGCACAGGAACGTGGAAGTCGGCAGCGAGCTGAGTATTTCCACGCCGAACAACCTGTTCGCCCTCGACCCGGCGGCGGGCCAGCATGTACTGATCGCCGGCGGCATCGGCATCACCCCGTTCCTCGCCCAGCTGCACGAGCTGCGCGCTCAGGGTGGTCGTTACGAGCTGCACTACGCCTTCCGCAGCCCGGAACATGGCGCCTTCCAGGCCGAGCTGAGCGAGGGGCCGCATGCCGAGCATGTGCGCTTCTATATCGACAGCCTGGGCCGCCAGCTCGACCTGCAGCAGTTGATCGGCGGCCTGGCGAGCGATGCGCACCTGTATGTGTGCGGGCCGAAACCGCTGATCGATGCGGTGATCGCCCAGGCCAAGCGCCAGGGCGTGGCCGACAGCCGCGTGCACTGGGAGCAGTTCGCCACGGCGCCGGCGGCCGGTGGCGCGTTCACCCTGGTGCTGGCCCGCTCCGGCCGCGAGCTGCAGGTGGAGGAGGGCATCAGCATCCTGCAGGCGATCGAGAAGACCAACGCCGCCCAGGTCGAGTGTCTGTGCCGCGAGGGCGTGTGCGGCACCTGTGAGACGCGCATTCTCGAAGGCGAAGTGGAACACTGCGACCAGTACCTCAGCGCCGACGAGAAGGCCGCCCAGCAGACCCTGATGATCTGCGTGTCGCGGGCCCGTGGTGTGCGGCTGGTGCTGGATCTGTAG
- a CDS encoding PAS domain-containing protein — translation MDANSFAFRLKELLEHNRLSLQAVASVLGISRTAVHKWTRGGEIDEANLRRLADLLRVNWIWLRYGEQTQQDAQVAAPQALPMTDVRRKYTAEIMESEARMKLALENARIVTWEWNLLTDEVNYSSNVEQVYGWALKRNEEFWPLLEAADAEALQRIYARAFEDGQPFDSDFRLRTPDGELRWIASRATPIRDSAGRVVKMLGISMDNTARRQAEEGQRASRELLEALGAGTWRYVRGSGELECDAITRKLLGKRGNARLNDLDTMLACLQEQHRAAVQQAVQQAPAGLFRLSCQLLDGSSLQLAGKVAEDGRQVFGTLLRG, via the coding sequence ATGGATGCCAACAGCTTCGCCTTCCGCCTCAAGGAACTGCTCGAACACAACCGCCTGAGCCTGCAGGCGGTGGCCAGCGTGCTGGGCATTTCGCGCACCGCGGTGCACAAGTGGACCCGCGGCGGCGAGATCGACGAAGCCAATCTGCGCCGCCTGGCCGACCTGTTGCGGGTCAACTGGATCTGGCTGCGCTACGGCGAACAGACCCAGCAGGACGCCCAGGTGGCTGCGCCGCAGGCCCTGCCGATGACCGATGTGCGGCGCAAGTACACCGCCGAGATCATGGAAAGCGAAGCACGGATGAAGCTGGCGCTGGAGAACGCGCGCATCGTCACCTGGGAATGGAACCTGCTGACCGACGAGGTGAACTATTCGAGCAATGTCGAACAGGTCTATGGCTGGGCACTGAAGCGCAACGAGGAGTTCTGGCCGCTGCTCGAGGCGGCGGACGCCGAGGCCCTGCAGCGCATCTATGCGCGAGCCTTCGAGGATGGTCAGCCGTTCGACAGCGATTTCCGCCTGCGCACCCCCGATGGCGAGTTGCGCTGGATCGCCTCGCGGGCCACGCCGATTCGCGACTCGGCCGGGCGGGTGGTGAAGATGCTCGGCATCAGCATGGACAACACGGCGCGGCGTCAGGCCGAAGAAGGCCAGCGTGCCAGCCGCGAGCTGCTCGAAGCTCTGGGCGCCGGCACCTGGCGCTATGTGCGCGGCAGCGGCGAGCTGGAGTGCGACGCCATTACCCGCAAATTGCTGGGCAAACGCGGCAACGCCCGCCTGAATGATCTCGATACCATGCTGGCTTGCCTGCAGGAACAGCATCGCGCGGCCGTGCAGCAGGCTGTGCAGCAGGCGCCAGCCGGACTGTTTCGCCTCAGCTGCCAACTGCTCGACGGTTCTTCGCTGCAGTTGGCCGGCAAGGTCGCCGAGGACGGCCGCCAGGTGTTTGGCACCCTGCTGCGCGGTTAA
- a CDS encoding polyamine ABC transporter substrate-binding protein has protein sequence MRMSRATLLALACSATLTVQASQEEPVVNIYNWANYIEPQVLKDFQRDTGIRPVYDVYDSNETLEGKLLPGNSGYDLVVPSNHFLSHQIRAGVFRKLDKARIPNLQQLDSQLMEQLQRNDPGNQYGVPYLWASTGIVYNIDKVRAALGEEIPDSWALLFEPRYMEKLAGCGVAMLDSPDEVLNSVLLYLGLDPNAASTEDYAKAEAQLLQVRPYITYFNSVKHTADLANGEICIALAYAGDAGQASEAAKTAGKELRIGYLVPKEGGKIAFDMLAIPADAKHPQNAETFINYLLQPKVMAQITDYVRYPNAVPASRAHMAAEVAADPILHPSAQAMRHLVVLQPQSAELMRLQTRSWNRVKSGK, from the coding sequence ATGCGCATGAGCAGAGCAACCCTACTGGCCCTGGCCTGTTCCGCCACCCTGACGGTGCAGGCCAGCCAGGAAGAGCCGGTGGTCAATATCTACAACTGGGCCAACTACATCGAGCCGCAGGTGCTCAAAGACTTCCAGCGCGATACCGGCATCCGCCCGGTGTACGACGTCTACGACTCCAACGAGACCCTGGAAGGCAAGCTGCTGCCCGGCAACAGCGGCTACGACCTGGTGGTACCGTCCAACCACTTCCTCAGCCACCAGATCCGCGCCGGAGTGTTCCGCAAGCTGGACAAGGCGCGCATCCCCAACCTGCAGCAGCTCGACAGCCAGCTGATGGAGCAACTGCAGCGCAACGACCCTGGCAACCAGTACGGCGTGCCTTATCTGTGGGCCTCCACCGGCATCGTCTACAACATCGACAAGGTGCGCGCCGCCCTCGGCGAGGAGATCCCCGACTCCTGGGCCCTGCTGTTCGAGCCGCGCTACATGGAGAAACTGGCCGGCTGCGGCGTGGCCATGCTCGACTCGCCGGACGAGGTGCTCAACTCGGTGCTGCTCTACCTGGGCCTCGACCCCAACGCCGCCAGCACCGAGGACTACGCCAAGGCCGAGGCGCAGCTGCTGCAGGTGCGCCCCTACATCACCTACTTCAATTCGGTGAAACACACCGCCGACCTGGCCAATGGCGAGATCTGCATCGCCCTGGCCTATGCCGGCGATGCCGGTCAGGCCAGCGAAGCGGCCAAGACCGCCGGCAAGGAGCTGCGCATCGGCTACCTGGTACCGAAAGAGGGCGGCAAGATCGCCTTCGACATGCTGGCCATCCCGGCCGATGCCAAGCACCCGCAGAACGCCGAGACCTTTATCAACTACCTGCTGCAGCCCAAGGTGATGGCGCAGATCACCGACTACGTGCGCTACCCCAACGCCGTGCCGGCCTCGCGGGCGCACATGGCAGCGGAGGTCGCCGCCGACCCTATCCTCCATCCAAGCGCGCAAGCCATGCGTCATCTAGTGGTATTGCAGCCGCAGTCCGCCGAGCTGATGCGTCTGCAGACGCGCAGCTGGAACCGGGTCAAGAGCGGGAAGTAA
- a CDS encoding cupin domain-containing protein codes for MNPNIDSVIDFAASQVKPLEELIDHADLLSPPYQAKTWTHYSDPSGAFVAGVWEGEACIEKFVAEHEEFCHILQGTVRLTDEQGHAKVFGPGSQFTIAAGFRGLWENLGLVRKAYVTWAPA; via the coding sequence ATGAACCCAAACATCGACAGCGTCATCGACTTCGCCGCCAGCCAGGTGAAACCACTGGAAGAGCTCATCGACCACGCCGATCTGCTCTCCCCGCCCTACCAGGCCAAAACCTGGACCCACTACAGCGACCCCAGCGGCGCCTTCGTCGCCGGGGTCTGGGAGGGCGAAGCCTGCATCGAAAAATTCGTCGCCGAGCACGAGGAGTTCTGCCACATTCTCCAGGGCACCGTGCGCCTCACCGATGAGCAGGGCCACGCCAAGGTCTTCGGTCCCGGCAGCCAGTTCACCATCGCCGCCGGCTTTCGCGGCCTGTGGGAAAACCTTGGCTTGGTGCGCAAGGCCTATGTGACCTGGGCGCCCGCCTGA